A genomic window from Brassica oleracea var. oleracea cultivar TO1000 chromosome C8, BOL, whole genome shotgun sequence includes:
- the LOC106311141 gene encoding probable flavin-containing monooxygenase 1 has protein sequence MASNDKLTSSRVAIIGAGVSGLAAAKHLAHHNPIVFEASDSVGGVWNSCTYETTKLQSTRVDYEFSDFPWPNRDDTTFPSYAEILDYLESYAKHFDLLKFMKFGSKVIKVRYTGDGGTPQMVDLGAYSHSLPEKPVWEVAVQNGDAGEIQWYAFEFVVVCTGKYGDVPRIPTFPEKKGPEIFKGKVMHSMDYCKLEKGEASHLLCGKKVAVIGFKKSAIDLALESALANQGEGGQACTMVVRTTHWVVPHYWVWGLPFFLFYSTRASQFLHDRPNQSFLKTFFCLLFSLLRAVVSKFIESYVTWKLPLEKYGLKPDHSFEEDYASCQMAIMPENFFEEADKGMIRFKKTSKWCFYDQGIEFEDGTMLEADVVILATGYDGKKKLKAIVPEPFRSWLDFPCGVMPLYRGTIHPLIPNMGFVGYVQSNSNLHTSELRSLWLSRLVDGKFKLPSKEKMLDQFSQEMDVMRRSSRFYKRHCISTFSIQHADDLCNDMGLDPRRKSNLFLEAFSPYGSQDYRLNQEETN, from the exons ATGGCTTCTAACGATAAGCTTACTTCTTCCAGAGTAGCGATCATCGGTGCTGGTGTTAGCGGTTTAGCAGCCGCTAAGCACTTAGCCCATCACAACCCGATCGTTTTTGAAGCCTCGGATTCGGTCGGAGGTGTTTGGAATAGTTGCACTTACGAGACAACTAAATTACAATCGACTCGAGTCGATTACGAGTTCTCTGACTTTCCATGGCCCAACAGAGATGACACTACTTTTCCATCTTACGCTGAAATATTAGATTACTTGGAATCTTATGCTAAGCATTTTGATCTCCTTAAGTTCATGAAGTTTGGCTCTAAGGTCATCAAGGTTAGGTACACAGGTGACGGCGGAACTCCACAGATGGTTGACCTAGGTGCTTACAGCCACTCGTTGCCCGAAAAACCTGTATGGGAAGTTGCTGTTCAAAATGGAGACGCTGGAGAGATTCAG TGGTATGCATTTGAGTTCGTGGTAGTGTGCACCGGAAAATATGGCGACGTACCAAGAATACCGACGTTTCCAGAGAAGAAAGGGCCCGAGATATTCAAAGGGAAAGTGATGCACTCTATGGATTACTGCAAATTAGAGAAAGGAGAAGCTTCTCATCTCCTTTGTGGCAAGAAAGTCGCCGTAATTGGCTTCAAGAAATCAGCCATTGATTTGGCTTTAGAGTCTGCTCTAGCAAATCAAG GAGAAGGTGGACAAGCATGCACAATGGTGGTGAGAACGACACATTGGGTGGTCCCGCATTATTGGGTGTGGGGTTTACCATTCTTCTTGTTCTACTCTACCAGAGCTTCTCAGTTCCTCCATGATAGGCCTAACCAAAGCTTCCTTAAAACTTTCTTTTGCCTCCTATTCTCTCTTCTG CGTGCGGTGGTTTCCAAATTCATCGAATCATATGTTACGTGGAAGCTTCCTCTAGAGAAATATGGTCTTAAGCCGGACCATTCTTTTGAAGAAGACTACGCTTCTTGTCAAATGGCCATCATGCCGGAGAATTTCTTTGAGGAAGCGGATAAAGGGATGATCCGGTTTAAGAAAACATCAAAGTGGTGCTTTTATGATCAAGGGATTGAGTTTGAGGATGGGACTATGCTAGAAGCTGATGTTGTGATACTTGCAACTGGTTATGATGGCAAGAAGAAGCTCAAAGCCATCGTTCCTGAACCTTTTCGAAGTTGGCTTGACTTTCCATGCGGTGTTATGCCTCTATACAG GGGAACAATCCATCCATTGATACCAAACATGGGTTTCGTGGGATACGTTCAGAGCAACTCAAACCTACACACATCAGAGCTACGTTCGCTGTGGTTAAGCCGACTCGTGGATGGGAAATTCAAATTACCGAGCAAAGAGAAAATGTTGGATCAATTTTCCCAGGAAATGGACGTGATGAGAAGATCGAGCAGATTCTATAAACGTCATTGCATTTCTACTTTCAGCATCCAACATGCCGACGATTTGTGTAATGACATGGGACTCGATCCTCGGCGTAAATCCAACTTGTTCCTCGAAGCCTTTAGTCCTTATGGTTCTCAAGATTATCGACTCAATCAAGAAGAAACAAACTAA
- the LOC106308149 gene encoding protein DA1-like isoform X2, with the protein MGWLNKIFKGSNQRPPVGNEHYHHNGGYYENYPHEHSEPSAETDADHTQEPSTSEEETWNGKENEEVDRAIALSILEEENQGPETNTGAWKHAMMDDDEQLARAIQESMIVRNGTTYDFGNAYGNGHMHGGGNVYDSGDIYYPRPIAFSMDFRICAGCNMEIGHGRYLNCLNALWHPQCFRCYGCSHPISEYEFSTSGNYPFHKACYRERFHPKCDVCSLFIPTNRAGLIEYRAHPFWVQKYCPSHEHDATPRCCSCERMESRNTGYFELNDGRKLCLECLDSSVMDTFQCQPLYLQIQEFYEGLNMTVEQEVPLLLVERQALNEAREGERNGHYHMPETRGLCLSEEQTVRTVRKRSKGNWSGNMITEQFKLTRRCEVTAILILFGLPRLLTGSILAHEMMHAWMRLKGFRTLSQDVEEGICQVMAHKWLEVELAAGSRNSNAASSSYGGVKKGPKSQYERKLGEFFKHQIESDASPVYGDGFRAGRLAVSKYGLRRTLEHIQMTGRFPV; encoded by the exons ATGGGTTGGTTAAACAAGATCTTCAAAGGCTCTAACCAAAGGCCCCCCGTGGGGAATGAGCACTATCATCATAATGGCGGCTATTACGAGAACTACCCGCACGAACATTCTGAGCCTAGTGCAGAGACAGATGCTGATCATACGCAGGAACCATCTACTTCTGAG GAAGAGACATGGAATGGGAAGGAAAATGAAGAAGTAGACCGTGCAATTGCATTGTCTATTTTAGAAGAAGAGAATCAAGGACCAGAGACTAATACAGGCGCCT GGAAACACGCAATGATGGATGACGATGAGCAACTTGCTAGAGCCATACAAGAGAGTATGATAGTTAGGAATGGAACTACTTATGACTTTGGGAATGCATATGGGAATGGACATATGCATGGAGGAGGCAATGTATATGACAGTGGTGATATTTATTATCCAAGACCTATTGCTTTCTCAATGGACTTCAG GATTTGTGCTGGCTGCAATATGGAGATTGGCCATGGAAGATATCTGAATTGCCTCAACGCACTATGGCATCCACAATGTTTTCGATGTTATGGCTGCAGTCACCCAATCTCTGAGTACGAG TTCTCAACGTCTGGGAACTACCCTTTTCACAAAGCTTGTTACAGGGAGAGGTTTCATCCAAAATGTGATGTCTGCAGCCTCTTT ATTCCAACGAACCGTGCTGGTCTTATAGAGTATAGAGCACATCCTTTCTGGGTCCAGAAGTATTGCCCATCTCACGAACACGATGCTACTCCTAGATGTTGCAGTTGTGAAAGAATGGAGTCACGGAATACAGGATATTTTGAACTCAACGATGGACGGAAGCTTTGCCTTGAGTGTCTAGACTCATCGGTGATGGACACTTTTCAATGCCAGCCTCTGTACTTGCAGATACAAGAGTTCTACGAAGGACTTAACATGACGGTAGAGCAGGAGGTTCCACTTCTCTTGGTTGAGAGGCAAGCACTTAACGAAGCCAGAGAAGGTGAAAGGAAT GGTCACTATCACATGCCAGAGACAAGAGGACTCTGCCTTTCAGAGGAACAAACTGTTAGAACTGTGAGAAAGAGATCGAAGGGAAACTGGAGTGGGAATATGATTACAGAGCAATTCAAGCTAACTCGCCGGTGCGAGGTTACTGCCATTCTCATCTTATTTGGTCTCCCTAGGCTACTCACCGGTTCGATTCTAGCTCATGAGATGATGCACGCGTGGATGCGGCTCAAAG GGTTCCGGACACTGAGCCAAGATGTTGAAGAGGGGATATGTCAAGTGATGGCTCATAAGTGGTTAGAAGTTGAGTTGGCTGCTGGGTCTAGAAACAGCAACGCTGCATCATCTTCTTATGGAGGAGTGAAGAAGGGACCAAAGTCGCAGTACGAGAGGAAGCTTGGTGAGTTTTTCAAGCACCAGATAGAGTCTGATGCTTCTCCGGTTTATGGAGATGGGTTCAGGGCCGGGAGGTTAGCAGTTAGCAAGTATGGTTTGAGGAGAACACTTGAGCATATACAAATGACTGGGAGATTCCCGGTTTAA
- the LOC106308149 gene encoding protein DA1-like isoform X1 yields MGWLNKIFKGSNQRPPVGNEHYHHNGGYYENYPHEHSEPSAETDADHTQEPSTSEEETWNGKENEEVDRAIALSILEEENQGPETNTGASGKHAMMDDDEQLARAIQESMIVRNGTTYDFGNAYGNGHMHGGGNVYDSGDIYYPRPIAFSMDFRICAGCNMEIGHGRYLNCLNALWHPQCFRCYGCSHPISEYEFSTSGNYPFHKACYRERFHPKCDVCSLFIPTNRAGLIEYRAHPFWVQKYCPSHEHDATPRCCSCERMESRNTGYFELNDGRKLCLECLDSSVMDTFQCQPLYLQIQEFYEGLNMTVEQEVPLLLVERQALNEAREGERNGHYHMPETRGLCLSEEQTVRTVRKRSKGNWSGNMITEQFKLTRRCEVTAILILFGLPRLLTGSILAHEMMHAWMRLKGFRTLSQDVEEGICQVMAHKWLEVELAAGSRNSNAASSSYGGVKKGPKSQYERKLGEFFKHQIESDASPVYGDGFRAGRLAVSKYGLRRTLEHIQMTGRFPV; encoded by the exons ATGGGTTGGTTAAACAAGATCTTCAAAGGCTCTAACCAAAGGCCCCCCGTGGGGAATGAGCACTATCATCATAATGGCGGCTATTACGAGAACTACCCGCACGAACATTCTGAGCCTAGTGCAGAGACAGATGCTGATCATACGCAGGAACCATCTACTTCTGAG GAAGAGACATGGAATGGGAAGGAAAATGAAGAAGTAGACCGTGCAATTGCATTGTCTATTTTAGAAGAAGAGAATCAAGGACCAGAGACTAATACAGGCGCCT CAGGGAAACACGCAATGATGGATGACGATGAGCAACTTGCTAGAGCCATACAAGAGAGTATGATAGTTAGGAATGGAACTACTTATGACTTTGGGAATGCATATGGGAATGGACATATGCATGGAGGAGGCAATGTATATGACAGTGGTGATATTTATTATCCAAGACCTATTGCTTTCTCAATGGACTTCAG GATTTGTGCTGGCTGCAATATGGAGATTGGCCATGGAAGATATCTGAATTGCCTCAACGCACTATGGCATCCACAATGTTTTCGATGTTATGGCTGCAGTCACCCAATCTCTGAGTACGAG TTCTCAACGTCTGGGAACTACCCTTTTCACAAAGCTTGTTACAGGGAGAGGTTTCATCCAAAATGTGATGTCTGCAGCCTCTTT ATTCCAACGAACCGTGCTGGTCTTATAGAGTATAGAGCACATCCTTTCTGGGTCCAGAAGTATTGCCCATCTCACGAACACGATGCTACTCCTAGATGTTGCAGTTGTGAAAGAATGGAGTCACGGAATACAGGATATTTTGAACTCAACGATGGACGGAAGCTTTGCCTTGAGTGTCTAGACTCATCGGTGATGGACACTTTTCAATGCCAGCCTCTGTACTTGCAGATACAAGAGTTCTACGAAGGACTTAACATGACGGTAGAGCAGGAGGTTCCACTTCTCTTGGTTGAGAGGCAAGCACTTAACGAAGCCAGAGAAGGTGAAAGGAAT GGTCACTATCACATGCCAGAGACAAGAGGACTCTGCCTTTCAGAGGAACAAACTGTTAGAACTGTGAGAAAGAGATCGAAGGGAAACTGGAGTGGGAATATGATTACAGAGCAATTCAAGCTAACTCGCCGGTGCGAGGTTACTGCCATTCTCATCTTATTTGGTCTCCCTAGGCTACTCACCGGTTCGATTCTAGCTCATGAGATGATGCACGCGTGGATGCGGCTCAAAG GGTTCCGGACACTGAGCCAAGATGTTGAAGAGGGGATATGTCAAGTGATGGCTCATAAGTGGTTAGAAGTTGAGTTGGCTGCTGGGTCTAGAAACAGCAACGCTGCATCATCTTCTTATGGAGGAGTGAAGAAGGGACCAAAGTCGCAGTACGAGAGGAAGCTTGGTGAGTTTTTCAAGCACCAGATAGAGTCTGATGCTTCTCCGGTTTATGGAGATGGGTTCAGGGCCGGGAGGTTAGCAGTTAGCAAGTATGGTTTGAGGAGAACACTTGAGCATATACAAATGACTGGGAGATTCCCGGTTTAA
- the LOC106308964 gene encoding glutathione S-transferase T3-like: protein MKPSASLLVDVLDGDRPLSLCLSSNRKRRRREAVMGIVPLEGSILHQVQKMDGSKRHNEGSSDKEGDFIFEGFGNFTDGVSPPAAQVPFLGGHGTQDENIGEDTPGKCKERRTWTPSDDVLLISSWLNTSKDLVVGNEQRSSAFCTRIAAYYLASPKVAGCEKRELAHSANRERTSGQNENDILKHAHEIFFNNYNKKFTLEHAWKELRHDQKWCDLTTAKTNGSSKRRKCEDGSHTASSQAIGTETGKDDQVTNRPTGVKAAKARGKRMMVEGKDLAEFQSLWSIKKEDLAMKEKLSKMRLLESLIAKQQLDEYEERLKKKLITELLSN from the exons ATGAAGCCCTCGGCGTCTCTCTTGGTGGATGTTCTCGACGGCGACAGACCTCTTTCTCTGTGTCTCTCCTCAAATCGAAAG CGTAGGAGAAGGGAAGCTGTTATGGGCATTGTACCTCTTGAGGGATCCATTCTTCACCAAGTACAGAAG ATGGATGGATCAAAGAGACATAACGAAGGTTCATCGGACAAAGAAGGAGATTTCATCTTTGAAG GCTTTGGTAACTTTACAGACGGTGTTTCACCTCCGGCGGCGCAAGTTCCTTTCTTAGGTGGTCATGGTACCCAAGATGAAAACATTGGTGAAGACACACCTGGAAAATGTAAAGAACGAAGGACGTGGACGCCCAGTGATGATGTTTTGCTCATCAGCTCGTGGTTGAATACGAGCAAAGACCTCGTTGTGGGCAATGAGCAAAGGTCGTCAGCTTTCTGCACCAGAATTGCTGCTTACTACTTGGCTAGTCCTAAGGTAGCTGGGTGTGAAAAAAGAGAGCTAGCTCACT CTGCCAACAGAGAGAGAACTAGCGGGCAAAACGAGAATGATATTCTCAAGCACGCTCATGAGATCTTCTTCAACAACTATAACAAGAAGTTCACCCTTGAACATGCTTGGAAAGAGCTGCGGCATGACCAGAAGTGGTGTGACCTTACAACGGCTAAAACAAATGGAAGCTCTAAGAGGAGGAAATGTGAAGACGGTTCACATACAGCAAGCTCTCAAGCCATTGGCACCGAAACTGGTAAAGATGATCAAGTCACCAATCGACCCACAGGTGTTAAGGCAGCTAAAGCCCGTGGTAAGAGGATGATGGTGGAGGGGAAGGACTTGGCTGAATTTCAAAGCTTGTGGAGCATAAAGAAGGAGGATTTAGCAATGAAAGAAAAACTGTCGAAAATGAGGCTTCTAGAGAGTCTAATTGCTAAACAACAACTTGATGAGTATGAGGAAAGGTTGAAGAAAAAACTCATTACTGAGTTACTGTCAAATTAG